Genomic window (Spirosoma sp. KCTC 42546):
GTATCGTGCCGCCCCCTCCGCCGAAAATCTTGATATGCCCTGCGCCAAGTTCATGCAACAGGTCATGCATATACTTGAAAAACTCCAGGTGGCCTCCCTGATAGCTTGTCACGGCAATGCCCTGCACATCCTCCTGAATGGCACATTCCACAATTTCGGCCACCGACCGGTTATGCCCCAGGTGAATGACCTCTGCGCCCGAAGCCTGCATCAACCGGCGCATCAGGTTAATGGCGGCATCGTGCCCATCGAACAGCGATGCCGCCGTAACGATGCGGATTTTGTGCGTAAATGCCTGCGGTTGCGGAGGGACTGATTTAGGGTGTTGAGCAATCATGGACTGGTTTATTGACTACGGCTTAGGAATAGAAATTAGTCCACCAAAGTTACGAATCGAACTGGATTGCAAACTCGTTCGGGTAAATACACCGTTTGTCCAGCCAACAGCTCACTGAACCGACTAGATTGGCTTAGAAGAGCGTTATTTGGTAGCTTTGGGAACGCTGATTCGTAAGAACGGGTAGGCTTTACCAGGCGTATTTTTAACTCATAATGATCCTAAAAATCTGCGTGCCATACGATAACGAACATGAAAAAAAATATAGCATCTAAAATTGCCCTGGCGGGCCTACTCGCAACGAGTACGTTGACTACACAAGTTCAGGCCCAGGACAAAGCATTACTGTACGAAGTAACAGGCCCCGGATTATCGAAGCCATCGTACCTGTATGGTACCTTTCATCTCATTTGCCCCAACGATCTCCAAATAACCGACGAGATTAAAAAAGCAGTTGGCGATGCCCAGCAGGTGTATCTGGAACTGGATATGGATGATCCTGCCATGATGGCAAGTATGCAGAAGGCAGTGATGATGTCGGGCGGCAAGTCGGTTAAAGAACTACTGTCTGCCGACGATTACACCGTATTAGACAATTACCTCAAGCAGAAAATGGGTATGGGACTGGCGCAAATGGGCATGTTCAAACCCATTGGGATAATGTCGATGATGTACATGACCATGCTGCCTTGTCAACCTGCGTCCTACGATATGACCTTTGCACAAATGGCAGCCGCTGATAAAAAGGAAGTTTTTGGCCTTGAAACCATTGAAGCTGAAATGGCTGCTTTAGATAAAATCCCGCTCACAGA
Coding sequences:
- a CDS encoding TraB/GumN family protein, with product MKKNIASKIALAGLLATSTLTTQVQAQDKALLYEVTGPGLSKPSYLYGTFHLICPNDLQITDEIKKAVGDAQQVYLELDMDDPAMMASMQKAVMMSGGKSVKELLSADDYTVLDNYLKQKMGMGLAQMGMFKPIGIMSMMYMTMLPCQPASYDMTFAQMAAADKKEVFGLETIEAEMAALDKIPLTEQLKGLVDMAKNPDEAKKEFAELIDTYKDHDLGKLMGSMKTSKFSGGDFSQFEESLLGERNSNWIPVIEKAAKEKPTFFAFGAGHLGNEKGVVNLLRKKGYTVKPLQ